Proteins co-encoded in one Perca flavescens isolate YP-PL-M2 chromosome 11, PFLA_1.0, whole genome shotgun sequence genomic window:
- the LOC114564351 gene encoding immunoglobulin-like domain-containing receptor 1 isoform X2 produces the protein MGNMILMALLLAHLPTELLSIQVMVPETQRSTTLFASVIIRCDYSTSANLQEVLVTWRYKSFCKDPVLEYYSTAFQASLQLGQDPTNDCPDSQRTLRTVIQKRGTNEPMLGSDYRERKITIQNKADLVISEVMWWDNGVYFCTIDAAGDTTGDSDKEVKLIVYNWLTVLLIIIGALLLIMLLCICCCQCCPQKCCCYVRCPCCPQTCCCPEKAVMQHRMIREAQKAMAPWMNSQPIYAPIGSNASSQGVPMLYSGSYLDYPTKQNYAMAPMQLSPMALQHQPPPPPPHHVNGSVHDSNRSTGQVLDYLENQPQLQPQPAPQAVPYTAGPPSMLSALDEMGVRGLERRVITLPPIIQHVPSFSSRREPGGGDRARGGPRISSQSSGSTNRSGGGHHRDSRGYRDASPPRRGILRDYSDDSEWENRRARAPHRSSRNERGGSAGSRGGGSRPRTRSRDDLMEELHSRASRREKSYSPPQRRKGSWSSDEEEDSRRRKGGKGKDWPENPPGYFSIETQPGHSRGNYEHLSDRSSRSGTSVVI, from the exons ATGGGAAATATGATCCTGATGGCGCTTCTATTGGCTCACCTTCCAACAG AGCTGCTGTCCATCCAGGTGATGGTTCCAGAGACGCAGAGGAGTACGACTCTGTTCGCCTCTGTGATCATTCGCTGTGACTACTCCACTTCAGCAAACCTTCAGGAAGTCCTGGTCACCTGGAGGTACAAGTCCTTCTGTAAAGACCCGGTGCTGGAGTACTACTCCACAG CCTTTCAGGCCTCTCTGCAGCTGGGTCAGGACCCCACCAATGACTGCCCGGACAGCCAGCGAACACTCCGCACAGTGATCCAGAAGAGGGGCACTAATGAACCCATGCTGGGTTCAGACTACAGAGAGCGCAAAATTACCATTCAAAACA AGGCTGACCTGGTCATCAGTGAGGTGATGTGGTGGGATAACGGCGTGTATTTCTGCACCATCGACGCTGCCGGTGACACGACTGGCGACTCGGATAAAGAAGTCAAACTAATCGTGTATA ACTGGCTGACCGTCCTGTTAATCATCATCGGTGCTCTCCTGCTCATCATGCTCCTCTGCATATGTTGCTGTCAGTGCTGCCCGCAGAAGTGCTGCTGCTACGTCCGCTGCCCGTGTTGTCCACAGACATGCTGCTGCCCAGAGAAAG CCGTGATGCAGCACAGGATGATCCGAGAGGCTCAGAAGGCTATGGCTCCTTGGATGAACAGTCAACCCATTTACGCTCCCATTGGCTCCAACGCCTCCTCCCAGGGCGTCCCCATGCTGTACTCAG GCTCATACTTGGACTACCCCACCAAACAAAACTATGCCATGGCTCCCATGCAGCTGTCCCCCATGGCCCTGCAGCatcagcctcctcctcctcctccacaccaTGTGAACGGCAGTGTGCACGACAGCAACCGCAGCACCGGCCAGGTGTTGGACTACCTGGAGAACCAG CCTCAACTTCAGCCTCAGCCGGCTCCTCAAGCCGTTCCCTACACAGCGGGGCCCCCTAGTATGTTGTCGGCCCTGGATGAGATGGGGGTGAGAGGGCTGGAGAGAAGGGTGATCACCCTGCCTCCTATAATCCAGCATGTACCCAGCTTTTCCTCACGCAGGGAGCCTGGAGGTGGAGACAGAGCCAGAGGTGGGCCCAGGATATCCAGCCAGTCCAGTGGGAGTACAAACCGGTCTGGAGGAGGTCACCACCGTGACAGTCGTGGCTATAGAGACGCCTCTCCTCCCAGACGGGGGATCTTGCGTGATTACAGCGATGACTCCGAATGGGAGAACAGGCGAGCAAGAGCGCCACACAGGAGTTCGAGGAATGAGAGAGGAGGCTCGGCCGGGAGTAGAGGAGGTGGATCCAGGCCACGTACTCGTAGTCGTGACGACCTGATGGAGGAGCTGCACAGCAGAGCATCTCGGAGGGAGAAGAGCTATTCCCCTCCTCAGCGTCGCAAAGGATCCTGGAGCTCAGATGAGGAGGAAGACAGCAGGAGAAGGAAAGGTGGTAAAGGGAAGGATTGGCCAGAGAATCCCCCCGGTTACTTCTCCATTGAGACCCAGCCTGGACACAGCCGCGGGAACTACGAGCACCTTTCT GATAGAAGCTCCCGTAGCGGCACCAGCGTAGTCATCTGA
- the LOC114564351 gene encoding immunoglobulin-like domain-containing receptor 1 isoform X1 produces MGNMILMALLLAHLPTELLSIQVMVPETQRSTTLFASVIIRCDYSTSANLQEVLVTWRYKSFCKDPVLEYYSTAFQASLQLGQDPTNDCPDSQRTLRTVIQKRGTNEPMLGSDYRERKITIQNKADLVISEVMWWDNGVYFCTIDAAGDTTGDSDKEVKLIVYNWLTVLLIIIGALLLIMLLCICCCQCCPQKCCCYVRCPCCPQTCCCPEKAVMQHRMIREAQKAMAPWMNSQPIYAPIGSNASSQGVPMLYSGSYLDYPTKQNYAMAPMQLSPMALQHQPPPPPPHHVNGSVHDSNRSTGQVLDYLENQVRGLDVGAHQMAPHAHQNMLPLQPQLQPQPAPQAVPYTAGPPSMLSALDEMGVRGLERRVITLPPIIQHVPSFSSRREPGGGDRARGGPRISSQSSGSTNRSGGGHHRDSRGYRDASPPRRGILRDYSDDSEWENRRARAPHRSSRNERGGSAGSRGGGSRPRTRSRDDLMEELHSRASRREKSYSPPQRRKGSWSSDEEEDSRRRKGGKGKDWPENPPGYFSIETQPGHSRGNYEHLSDRSSRSGTSVVI; encoded by the exons ATGGGAAATATGATCCTGATGGCGCTTCTATTGGCTCACCTTCCAACAG AGCTGCTGTCCATCCAGGTGATGGTTCCAGAGACGCAGAGGAGTACGACTCTGTTCGCCTCTGTGATCATTCGCTGTGACTACTCCACTTCAGCAAACCTTCAGGAAGTCCTGGTCACCTGGAGGTACAAGTCCTTCTGTAAAGACCCGGTGCTGGAGTACTACTCCACAG CCTTTCAGGCCTCTCTGCAGCTGGGTCAGGACCCCACCAATGACTGCCCGGACAGCCAGCGAACACTCCGCACAGTGATCCAGAAGAGGGGCACTAATGAACCCATGCTGGGTTCAGACTACAGAGAGCGCAAAATTACCATTCAAAACA AGGCTGACCTGGTCATCAGTGAGGTGATGTGGTGGGATAACGGCGTGTATTTCTGCACCATCGACGCTGCCGGTGACACGACTGGCGACTCGGATAAAGAAGTCAAACTAATCGTGTATA ACTGGCTGACCGTCCTGTTAATCATCATCGGTGCTCTCCTGCTCATCATGCTCCTCTGCATATGTTGCTGTCAGTGCTGCCCGCAGAAGTGCTGCTGCTACGTCCGCTGCCCGTGTTGTCCACAGACATGCTGCTGCCCAGAGAAAG CCGTGATGCAGCACAGGATGATCCGAGAGGCTCAGAAGGCTATGGCTCCTTGGATGAACAGTCAACCCATTTACGCTCCCATTGGCTCCAACGCCTCCTCCCAGGGCGTCCCCATGCTGTACTCAG GCTCATACTTGGACTACCCCACCAAACAAAACTATGCCATGGCTCCCATGCAGCTGTCCCCCATGGCCCTGCAGCatcagcctcctcctcctcctccacaccaTGTGAACGGCAGTGTGCACGACAGCAACCGCAGCACCGGCCAGGTGTTGGACTACCTGGAGAACCAGGTGAGGGGACTGGATGTGGGAGCACATCAAATGGCTCCACATGCTCACCAAAATATGCTCCCATTGCAGCCTCAACTTCAGCCTCAGCCGGCTCCTCAAGCCGTTCCCTACACAGCGGGGCCCCCTAGTATGTTGTCGGCCCTGGATGAGATGGGGGTGAGAGGGCTGGAGAGAAGGGTGATCACCCTGCCTCCTATAATCCAGCATGTACCCAGCTTTTCCTCACGCAGGGAGCCTGGAGGTGGAGACAGAGCCAGAGGTGGGCCCAGGATATCCAGCCAGTCCAGTGGGAGTACAAACCGGTCTGGAGGAGGTCACCACCGTGACAGTCGTGGCTATAGAGACGCCTCTCCTCCCAGACGGGGGATCTTGCGTGATTACAGCGATGACTCCGAATGGGAGAACAGGCGAGCAAGAGCGCCACACAGGAGTTCGAGGAATGAGAGAGGAGGCTCGGCCGGGAGTAGAGGAGGTGGATCCAGGCCACGTACTCGTAGTCGTGACGACCTGATGGAGGAGCTGCACAGCAGAGCATCTCGGAGGGAGAAGAGCTATTCCCCTCCTCAGCGTCGCAAAGGATCCTGGAGCTCAGATGAGGAGGAAGACAGCAGGAGAAGGAAAGGTGGTAAAGGGAAGGATTGGCCAGAGAATCCCCCCGGTTACTTCTCCATTGAGACCCAGCCTGGACACAGCCGCGGGAACTACGAGCACCTTTCT GATAGAAGCTCCCGTAGCGGCACCAGCGTAGTCATCTGA